Below is a genomic region from Primulina eburnea isolate SZY01 chromosome 9, ASM2296580v1, whole genome shotgun sequence.
ATGTAATAGACAAGCTTGGTGAACGGtatggtttaagttttcgtatgtttatggattatttgttttagatgttaagagttgtgattatgggtcatagtattgttggttattattgttttgtggcaTTGTTGATATTAGTTGATGGTAGTTGTATAGTATCAGCGTTGctattcgattttagttgcataagAGTTTGTTTTGGCcgagaccagaccgcacccgcggtaatttgAGCAGCGCCCCCACGGTCTTTATTGCAGCATTTTTGGTGGATTGCCGaacatacaccgcacccgcggtgtgatagttaccgcacctgcggtggaggcaccgcacccgcggtaagtttCAGAGCGCACTTGCGGTCGACATTTTCAGGATTTTTGGTTGAGTTGCCGagggcacaccgcacccgcggtgcgtgaacAGTGAAAACGTGTTTTCGGATTTTAAGTGTTGAATGCAAGTGTAGACTCTCATTTCTCTTCATTCAATCGGATCTTCTCTCAAGGGGTGAGCTAAggttccattttctttcttttgttccCTTCATTCAAGCCtcttgttggattattgaagtGAGGAGAAGGttattttgggttcaaggaagctaaggtaagcttttggtatagtttattcttggttttggtgttgggagaaaTCTTGGGTTTGgtgatggtgttggttttatggattaaatggtatgattttgtgattattgagatgttaatGGTGCAacttatggtttattgttgtaggtggtgtaccaagtgTTTAGATTCaagtgttctattggttgtaagtggaatttcattccttgtgctcacatgatgatatatgtattgtatttcaatggttttaatgtgttattcccttcatttgattcatgattatgtattgatacacttgttatatatattggaggaattttatgtctcaattgtgaaaagagaatacaagagattagagtcttcaaagtgtttgatgaaatgccaaagagagaactctaaatgatttattggattgatagatacatagtcagagattgcatgcaattagttgatcaacgaccataggcttatatccctcagagttatcgattcatatcgatgggatataggtacagagacagagatactatatagatatcaatccaacagagaaaagagaaatatcatcttattgtaatattgctatgttattcatgtttcaagagttgatggtatttaatgatttcaaagccatgttttacagagtatgttaTGTATCCATTgatatgtaagagttccacttgctgagttttatactcatttcagttatatcatgtgatgcagataagagcgacgggccgggacgttgattggagccggggtcatatgcataccaaagatggaaggaagaagttattttgctagtattttgacatgatcacaagaatgatattttggtttttgttgtatcattttattaatcatgtgtatacttttgaatatatatgaaatgtattttgaatccttccttcattttcaagaaaatttcaaattccgctgttattttattaaaacgggTCAGATGTGTCACATGAAAACACAAATCACCGAGGATTTTTGCGTCCGGGGATTTCACAGccaattaacttaattatttcCAGTAACTTTCTACTCAAATCTTTTATtaatattgtaaaaaaaatctttaattACGAATGATTAAAAAATTGGTGTTTGTCCAAGTATTTGTAAAGCCCAATAAATTGTGGCCATTTGCCTGTTGAAACCCTAACTGCAACTCTTCTTCTGTAACCAGGTTGTGTACTTTTCGTTTTGGTAATTTCAAGTGAATTGTGATTAGGATGGGGAAGACAAGTTCTAAATCGCAAGGAGATCTCCATGCCTTAAGGTGTCAACATTGGTGCTGGCCCCCTTTCGAAAGAGATGGTAAGTCACCAAAAACCCTTTTGATTACCCAACAAATTATCCTCAAAACTAAAATCCCAACTCTAAATTCCACAGGAGACCACTGAGTGGACTGTTTCACCACTCATCAGGTACAATTTTTCCATGGTGTGTATCGCCATTTTTGTATCTTTTTCCTACTGCGCTCTATTTTTTAATCGGACTTGTGATCTTTTATCTTTTTTACTTGTCGCATTAGATAGGATCAGCCGTTGGAGGCACAGCAGGAGCTTTTTATGGTTTCAACCACGGTATGAATGATGTTATATCATTTCGTATGATTGGTTAGTATGTTCTGGGTCAAGACACataatttgatttgaattattGATTGTTCTGCATTGACTGATTTGTTTTAACTATATTGATTGgtgtattaattttttttatatgtgattGGATTTATTGTTAATTTGGGATTGTGTGTATCATACCATATGAGAAAATTTCTTCTGTTCTTTACAAACTCTTGCAATTTTAATGGAGATTTTGTCTTTAGATTCTCTAATTTCAATCCTTCTACAGCTATGCCGTTTGTTAGGAGGTGGATCAAAGGACCTATGTGGTTACATTTCCTCATTGGTGTAAGTCTTTTGATGTCGTTGTAGGACTTGGTGTTGTAACCGTTTGTTTTGGAACTTATTTTCTCTTGGTATGGTGATGGTGGGTTGTGGATTACCATCATTATACTCAACCATGACATTTTTTGTGCTGCTTTATGATATGCATTCTATGCTTATGTAAGGACAAGTAATATTAATTGATGTTTTTAGTTGGAAGTACTTGAACATTTGGTGATATTGGGTACCCTCGGGCATCGacaatatacaatttttttcaCTCTCAAATTGACTCTTGTGGTAGGGGTGGCTGTAAGTTGGCCAAATTCCTCTTTCACGATGAACATGATTCATATTTATGTTGCAAGAGTGCTAGTGTATAAAGTAGCTACATGTAGACATGTCCACTACGCTTTGATTCTCTGATGATCAACCAGCAATTGCAAATGGTAATCAAGGATCCATGGTGTAATATTATTGTTTCCACTTCAATTTTGTGCATCACTCCCAAATTGTCTATTTGAAATGATTCATATTTATGACATACCCACTATTCTCTATACCATGTGTGAAAGAATGATCTGCTTTTTACGCAGGGTTTTAGCTTAAATCTTGACAATGTCCACAACTTCGGTAGTGTCTTGTGTCTTTTTCTTTGCAGttcatttattttctttatttgcaTGCCCAAATGGAGAAAGAAATGTGTGTtaatatgataataatgttaatAACAGAGCTATATGCATATGGATCATGTACAATGCTGGCAACATGCCAAAATTCATACTACCTGGCTCTGTGGAAAAAGCGTGGAATATAATGTGGGGGTTGGGTCATTGTGTCTTCTAAGTGTTTATTGAATTTAATACTTTACTATGTCAGCTGTATTAAATTTAACCTAGTTTTCTTTTTGTACGTGTGTAAATATTTTGAATACTGAAATGTTATCTAAAACACTTTCCTATGGCCCCCTCATTTATTTTGCATAAGTCTGTCCCTGGAATCATACATGTTTGAATTATGAGTACATGttttatatgtttaaaatttatcaAGTGGATGCTTCTTACTTGTGGTACTTTGAAAATGGGACCTCCGTGCTTACTGATATCTTGTATCCTAATGAAGTGATTTCTGCCTTTTAGTGCAAATATATGGATTCAAACAAAAAATTCACATGTGATCCAATGTAGGCGTGCACCTCATTGGGACCGCTGCCATGTGCCATTTGCGCTCTCTCGTTTTCCTTGGGGGCTAAACCACATGTGAAATTAGGTCTACACAGTCAAATGTCTCGCTTTTTGTatgaaatttatttaatatctaAGCATGTATAAAATACgatgtgatttttattttcttcgTAAAGGGTATTGCTTTCATTCCTGCATTTAGATCTTTCGAGCAATGCGCCTTCCTATTTCACCCTCAAACATCAAATTCTGCGGctctgaaatatatatatatatatatatatatatatatatatatatatatatatatatataaggtgGTTGGTATCATTATGTATACTTCATGAAAAACTTGGTGCTACATTTTTcaacaaattatttaatttgtctCGTTATAGTTTTTCATGAAGTATACATAATGATACCAACCACCTTTGACTTGAGTATGTGTATGATCCCCAAAGCATAAGGTGTATGTATATATCAAGTCAGGGAGAATCTTGAAACATCtctaaaaaacattatttcattatcttgaattaattaatatgtGCCACCATacaaaaaatttcaacaatATCCCATCACAAAACTTGGAGCAATACGAGCACACACCATGAATACAAATAGAAAATGACAGCTCTTTGAACAAAATTGATGCAAATGTTGTTATATAGTATATAAAAACTCAAGACTATTAATTCTCCAGCATATCTCTACAAAATAGACCAAAATCGAGAACTGAAATCCAATATTTAAAACAAGAAATGAATAATCAATCATCTGTGACAAACACaatcactacaaaaaaacgggTGGGTTGGCGACGATTTGAtgataaaccgtcgctactgtGGCGACCGTTTTTTATA
It encodes:
- the LOC140841339 gene encoding uncharacterized protein — encoded protein: METTEWTVSPLIRYNFSMIGSAVGGTAGAFYGFNHAMPFVRRWIKGPMWLHFLIGACTSLGPLPCAICALSFSLGAKPHVKLGLHSQMSRFLYEIYLISKHV